From one Caldichromatium japonicum genomic stretch:
- a CDS encoding CheR family methyltransferase, with translation MIDAQDYAEFARFLADCCGLVLGENRQYLVASRLSRLLDELGYKRVEELLRALRQSNDPKLRARVIDAMMTNETSWFRDGYPFEILRQVVLPELEKRKKPIRIWSAACSSGQEPYSIAMTVAEWEASLPPKIATVSILATDLSESVLAEARAGIYDDLSIVRGLSPERLQRYFDKIDKGYRIKPDIQRRVRFQKFNLLESYTALGRFEVIFCRNVLIYFSAQTKRQILDGMARQMDSGGYLFVGASEAVTAYTDAFELFRTPYGSVMRRR, from the coding sequence GTGATCGACGCCCAGGATTACGCTGAGTTCGCCCGGTTTTTGGCCGACTGTTGCGGCCTGGTGCTCGGCGAGAACCGCCAGTATCTTGTTGCCAGCCGCTTGTCACGCTTGCTCGATGAGCTCGGTTACAAGCGAGTCGAGGAACTGTTGCGTGCCCTGCGTCAATCGAATGACCCCAAGCTGAGGGCACGGGTCATCGATGCCATGATGACCAACGAAACCTCCTGGTTTCGCGATGGCTATCCCTTTGAGATCTTGCGTCAGGTGGTCCTGCCTGAGTTGGAAAAACGCAAGAAACCGATCCGCATCTGGTCGGCGGCCTGCTCCAGCGGTCAGGAACCCTATAGCATCGCCATGACCGTCGCCGAATGGGAGGCGAGCCTGCCGCCCAAGATTGCTACCGTCAGTATCCTGGCGACTGACCTCTCTGAAAGTGTGCTCGCCGAGGCACGCGCCGGGATCTATGACGACCTGAGCATTGTCCGAGGCCTGAGCCCAGAACGCCTCCAACGCTATTTCGACAAGATCGACAAGGGATACCGCATCAAGCCCGACATCCAGCGGCGGGTGCGTTTCCAAAAGTTCAACCTGCTTGAGTCCTATACGGCGCTAGGCCGGTTTGAAGTCATCTTTTGCCGCAATGTCCTCATCTATTTCTCGGCCCAAACCAAGCGTCAAATACTCGACGGCATGGCCCGCCAGATGGACTCTGGCGGTTATCTCTTCGTCGGCGCATCGGAGGCGGTAACCGCCTATACCGACGCCTTTGAATTGTTTCGTACCCCCTACGGCAGCGTGATGCGCCGCCGCTGA
- a CDS encoding chemotaxis protein, which produces MVQFISDVDQRTRLAGQNRMELLLFYLGTPQLFGINVFKVREVIAKPTLSHLPGSSPLVCGIATIRGRTVSVIDLARAIGFAPMPVDQNNDAKVIVAEFNRAVQGFWVSAVERIVDVNWEQVKPPPRGTDRESYLVAVTEVNGQLVEIIDVERVFAQINHLDTHVAPEVQAEAKVIPHDRRILVVDDSLVARKKIERTIAELGFRTESRSDGKAALDYLEELAAADMVDQSIELIISDIEMPRMDGYTLSRKIREHPKLKHLRIILHSSLSGQFNVDMVRRVGADDFLAKFDPTELGMAVLKYARHDTR; this is translated from the coding sequence ATGGTTCAATTCATCTCAGATGTCGATCAACGTACCCGGCTAGCGGGGCAAAACCGCATGGAGCTGTTGCTCTTTTATCTGGGGACCCCGCAACTTTTTGGGATCAATGTCTTTAAGGTCCGCGAGGTGATCGCCAAACCGACCCTCAGCCATCTGCCGGGCTCGAGCCCGCTGGTGTGCGGCATCGCTACCATCCGCGGGCGCACCGTCTCGGTGATCGATTTGGCGCGCGCCATCGGCTTTGCCCCCATGCCTGTGGATCAGAACAATGATGCCAAGGTGATCGTCGCCGAGTTCAATCGTGCCGTCCAGGGATTTTGGGTCTCTGCGGTCGAACGCATCGTCGATGTCAATTGGGAGCAGGTCAAACCGCCGCCGCGTGGAACCGACCGCGAGAGCTATCTAGTGGCAGTGACCGAGGTCAATGGCCAGCTTGTCGAGATCATCGATGTCGAGCGGGTCTTTGCCCAGATCAATCACCTCGATACCCATGTCGCCCCCGAGGTGCAGGCCGAGGCCAAGGTCATACCGCATGACCGGCGCATCCTGGTGGTCGATGATTCACTGGTCGCACGCAAGAAGATCGAACGCACAATCGCCGAACTCGGTTTCCGCACCGAAAGCCGTTCCGACGGCAAGGCAGCGCTCGACTACCTCGAAGAATTGGCGGCGGCTGACATGGTCGATCAGTCAATCGAGCTCATTATCTCGGACATCGAGATGCCGCGTATGGATGGTTATACCCTCTCCCGCAAGATCCGCGAGCATCCCAAACTCAAACATTTGCGCATCATCCTTCATTCATCCCTCAGCGGCCAATTCAATGTCGATATGGTCCGGCGGGTCGGCGCCGATGATTTTCTTGCCAAGTTTGATCCGACCGAACTGGGGATGGCTGTCCTTAAGTATGCACGGCATGATACGAGGTGA
- the flgA gene encoding flagellar basal body P-ring formation chaperone FlgA → MPFILSEPERTLRCMLVPLLAIAAAVQAEPDPETESIARIRETARVFAAALADDLDGEIEIEVGQLDNRLQLTRCAQPPTAQLAPGARREGQTTVQIRCAGPVSWSLFIPVRIERYRQVVVLDRPIERHQVIGPGDIRIERQAVSSLSSGYFSDPQSVIGLSARRRLSAGQVLIPAHLDQPVLIKRGQEVTLYVSRPGLVVQMKGVALEDGRAGERIRVRNLSSKRVVEGHVESADVVRITVR, encoded by the coding sequence ATGCCTTTCATCCTGTCTGAACCAGAGCGAACCCTCCGCTGCATGCTCGTGCCCTTATTAGCGATCGCCGCTGCGGTCCAAGCTGAACCAGACCCAGAAACCGAATCCATTGCGCGCATCCGCGAGACAGCGCGCGTCTTTGCCGCTGCGCTTGCCGACGATCTGGACGGCGAGATCGAGATCGAGGTCGGGCAATTGGACAACCGCTTGCAGTTAACCCGGTGTGCCCAGCCGCCGACCGCCCAACTGGCACCGGGCGCGCGGCGCGAGGGCCAGACGACCGTCCAAATCCGCTGCGCGGGGCCAGTGAGCTGGTCGCTTTTTATCCCCGTACGCATCGAGCGTTATCGGCAGGTGGTGGTGCTCGACCGACCCATCGAGCGCCACCAGGTGATCGGCCCAGGGGACATCCGAATCGAGCGACAAGCCGTATCCTCCCTGAGCAGCGGCTATTTTAGTGACCCCCAGTCGGTCATTGGACTGAGCGCCCGCCGGCGCTTGTCTGCCGGACAGGTACTCATCCCCGCCCATCTTGATCAGCCGGTGCTCATCAAACGCGGGCAAGAGGTCACACTCTATGTGAGCCGGCCTGGACTCGTCGTCCAGATGAAGGGCGTCGCCCTGGAAGACGGGCGCGCCGGTGAGCGCATCCGGGTACGCAACCTCTCATCCAAGCGTGTCGTCGAAGGCCATGTCGAATCTGCCGACGTCGTCAGGATCACTGTACGCTGA
- the flgM gene encoding flagellar biosynthesis anti-sigma factor FlgM, whose translation MDIKLPIGTGVCAEATISGKARSTSMMPGADTAGAKPTAEDSVTLTAAAKTLSTTRGEAQDMPVDEQRIAAIRTAIAEGRYEIDNWHLAQRILGFERSFA comes from the coding sequence ATGGACATCAAACTCCCTATCGGAACCGGTGTGTGCGCTGAAGCCACGATCTCGGGCAAGGCACGCTCGACTTCGATGATGCCGGGGGCAGACACTGCCGGTGCCAAGCCAACCGCTGAAGATTCGGTCACACTCACCGCGGCGGCCAAGACCCTGAGTACAACGCGCGGTGAGGCGCAAGACATGCCTGTCGATGAGCAGCGTATCGCCGCGATTCGGACCGCCATCGCCGAGGGTCGCTATGAGATCGATAATTGGCATTTGGCGCAGCGCATCCTCGGGTTTGAGAGGTCCTTCGCGTGA
- a CDS encoding flagella synthesis protein FlgN produces MNPNAAGQSSAAGFFAALERVQESMRQLGVLLGDEIQAVEAKNIEALQRQLDAKQRLVAEIESQVACLRQTVEASGFSFTAGGIADFIQSQDTSGLALGQWTALIDETRSCARLNCELGQLVERQQRRIALALSLLLGEEAKTTTYDPRGRPVAGSQSGRTLDQA; encoded by the coding sequence GTGAACCCAAATGCTGCAGGGCAGTCAAGCGCCGCGGGCTTCTTCGCTGCCTTGGAGCGGGTGCAGGAGAGTATGCGCCAGCTCGGGGTGCTGCTGGGCGACGAGATCCAGGCAGTTGAGGCCAAAAATATTGAGGCCCTCCAGCGTCAATTAGATGCCAAGCAGCGCCTGGTAGCCGAGATCGAATCTCAGGTCGCATGCCTGCGGCAGACGGTCGAGGCAAGCGGTTTCTCCTTCACCGCCGGCGGGATCGCCGATTTTATCCAGTCCCAGGACACAAGCGGTTTGGCGCTGGGGCAGTGGACAGCGCTCATCGATGAAACCCGCAGTTGCGCCCGTCTCAATTGTGAGCTAGGCCAGCTGGTCGAACGTCAGCAACGTCGGATCGCACTCGCCCTGAGCCTGCTGCTAGGTGAAGAGGCCAAGACGACGACCTATGATCCACGCGGGCGCCCTGTAGCCGGTAGTCAATCTGGACGTACCCTGGATCAGGCCTGA
- a CDS encoding flagellar hook-length control protein FliK — protein sequence MGGPNLTTELANAVVTHARLSTQALNLTRRLQVGMQVELMPIRARDQGWVEIQVRIPGESKTWTSGIQARIIGAMPDASGARPATPLRAEVVATSPILSLRLIPPPPQTLPTPSQAPLTEGRTWLDQQFRQCWPSAQPLAPTLARLAAQLGLDGLDAEPQAATPSLLNHSGARPTLVTQVQQTLLQLLNQLATAAELTHPERLARAIERSGLWLEARLVQAARDPSQADALRADLKTRLLALAQSLRTAGGRAADMPSVVHPGTGGDEGSVPQQGQPLPLETGADQAVRGDSGARELLAGREGSASSDEGSSTFAKADGLSDQDKPPASSRAADEPVLTDDSQTADQSPPEDMVPADPNRTDERRTEQQRLTQDQTRLDHLEREVEAMIKQVITRQLHALDSQAGQTQWLVELPFRTPSGVLALEADIQRDQLHPDQKDASWTIILRLDLPHLGPLHIRLTWCNAQLNGCLQAADPSGAELIRGHLDELRARLEARDIAIAALYAGQRAFAPPAPPCRMALLNECA from the coding sequence ATGGGCGGTCCCAACCTGACGACGGAGCTCGCGAACGCAGTTGTCACCCACGCCCGCCTCTCAACCCAGGCCCTTAACCTGACCCGCCGGCTTCAGGTCGGGATGCAGGTCGAGCTCATGCCGATCCGGGCTCGCGATCAAGGGTGGGTAGAGATCCAGGTGCGTATCCCGGGTGAATCCAAGACCTGGACCTCTGGCATCCAGGCGCGCATCATCGGGGCAATGCCAGATGCCAGCGGCGCTCGCCCGGCAACCCCCCTGCGTGCCGAGGTGGTCGCGACCAGCCCGATATTGAGCCTGCGCCTCATCCCGCCTCCCCCCCAGACCTTGCCCACCCCGAGCCAGGCGCCCCTGACTGAGGGGCGCACCTGGCTGGATCAGCAGTTTCGCCAGTGCTGGCCTTCAGCCCAACCGCTTGCCCCAACCTTGGCGCGCTTGGCTGCCCAACTCGGGCTCGATGGGCTCGACGCTGAACCACAGGCCGCAACCCCTTCTCTGCTTAATCATTCAGGCGCTCGCCCAACGCTTGTCACTCAGGTCCAACAGACACTGCTCCAACTGCTCAATCAATTAGCCACGGCAGCAGAACTGACCCATCCAGAGCGTTTGGCCCGCGCCATCGAACGCTCGGGGCTGTGGCTAGAGGCGCGCCTGGTCCAGGCGGCGAGGGATCCCTCCCAGGCAGATGCTTTGCGAGCAGACCTCAAGACCCGGCTCCTCGCCTTGGCCCAGTCGCTACGGACGGCAGGCGGGCGTGCAGCGGACATGCCGTCCGTCGTTCATCCAGGCACTGGCGGCGACGAAGGGTCTGTGCCACAGCAAGGGCAGCCATTGCCTTTGGAGACAGGTGCAGATCAGGCTGTCCGCGGTGATTCTGGCGCGCGCGAGTTGCTTGCTGGTCGGGAAGGATCTGCAAGCAGCGATGAGGGATCATCCACCTTCGCTAAAGCAGACGGCCTGTCTGACCAGGATAAGCCGCCCGCCAGCAGCCGCGCGGCCGATGAGCCAGTCTTGACCGATGACTCCCAGACGGCCGACCAATCCCCCCCAGAGGATATGGTGCCGGCGGATCCGAACCGAACGGATGAGCGGAGAACTGAACAACAGCGCCTTACCCAAGACCAGACGCGTCTCGATCATCTCGAACGCGAGGTCGAGGCAATGATCAAACAGGTCATCACTCGCCAGCTCCACGCCCTCGACAGTCAGGCAGGACAAACCCAGTGGCTCGTGGAATTGCCTTTCAGGACGCCCAGCGGGGTGCTTGCGCTCGAGGCAGATATCCAGCGCGATCAACTGCATCCAGACCAAAAAGATGCGTCCTGGACCATCATATTGCGCTTGGACCTACCCCACCTTGGGCCTTTGCATATCCGTTTGACCTGGTGCAACGCACAGCTCAACGGTTGTCTGCAAGCGGCAGATCCGTCGGGCGCCGAGCTGATCCGCGGTCACCTCGATGAACTGCGCGCACGCCTGGAGGCGCGCGACATCGCCATCGCTGCCCTCTATGCCGGCCAGCGTGCGTTTGCTCCACCGGCCCCGCCCTGCCGGATGGCACTGCTCAACGAGTGCGCATGA
- a CDS encoding EscU/YscU/HrcU family type III secretion system export apparatus switch protein: MNTPPERRPITKAVALAWDREHTPRVTAIGTGLTAEQILKIAAEHDIPLHNDPVLVEALAQVPLGAEIPRELYVAVAEVLAFIFLLAGIDPRRPVHLPADPPPAAPLSRKAPGYSTPMS, translated from the coding sequence ATGAATACCCCACCCGAGCGCCGCCCCATCACCAAAGCGGTAGCCCTCGCCTGGGACCGCGAGCATACCCCCCGCGTCACAGCGATCGGCACTGGGCTCACCGCTGAACAGATCCTCAAGATCGCTGCCGAACATGACATCCCCCTGCATAATGACCCCGTACTCGTCGAGGCGCTCGCCCAGGTGCCGCTTGGCGCCGAGATCCCACGCGAGCTCTATGTCGCCGTCGCCGAGGTCCTGGCATTTATCTTTCTGCTCGCGGGGATCGACCCCAGAAGACCCGTCCATCTGCCTGCCGACCCTCCACCTGCTGCCCCCCTCAGTCGGAAGGCGCCCGGATACTCGACGCCGATGAGTTGA
- a CDS encoding alanine/glycine:cation symporter family protein — MDTVVAWIKTLNGLVWGPPMLILILGVGFFLTLGLRLMPLFKLGFGFKMLWQGRRAQGAGDIPPYQALMTVLSATVGTGNIAGVATAIFLGGPGALFWMWCTALVGMATKYAEAVLAMHYRETDRRGQHLGGPMYYIKLGLGQRWAWMAAAFAIFGVLAGFGIGNTVQANSVAHAVQETFGVPGWATGAVMAAFAALVLLGGIKRIGEVSSALVPLMALIYVGGGLVILVLKADQILPALQLVFVHAFSPIAATGGFAGATVAAAIQYGVARGVFSNEAGLGSAPIAHAAAQSNDPIAQGAVAMTGTFIDTLVICTVTGLVILVTGVWDSGATGAALSSQAFETALPGVGAYIVAVGLVLFAYTTTLGWSVYGERCAEYLFGERAILPFRVLWVLALPVGAVAQLDFIWLVADTLNALMALPNLVALLLLSPVVFRLSRDYFNSSASSIRAPSD, encoded by the coding sequence TTGGATACAGTCGTCGCTTGGATCAAGACCCTAAACGGCCTCGTCTGGGGCCCGCCGATGCTGATCCTGATCCTCGGGGTCGGGTTCTTTTTGACCCTGGGCCTGCGCCTGATGCCGCTTTTTAAGCTTGGCTTTGGCTTCAAGATGCTGTGGCAGGGGCGCCGGGCGCAGGGAGCGGGGGATATCCCTCCCTATCAGGCACTGATGACGGTCCTGTCGGCCACCGTCGGTACCGGTAACATCGCTGGTGTGGCTACAGCCATCTTTCTTGGGGGACCAGGGGCGTTGTTTTGGATGTGGTGCACGGCCTTGGTCGGTATGGCGACCAAGTATGCCGAGGCGGTCTTGGCCATGCACTATCGCGAGACCGATCGCCGCGGCCAGCACCTCGGCGGGCCGATGTATTACATCAAGTTGGGGCTGGGGCAGCGCTGGGCCTGGATGGCGGCGGCCTTTGCCATCTTTGGGGTGTTGGCGGGTTTTGGCATCGGCAATACGGTCCAGGCCAATTCAGTGGCCCATGCGGTCCAGGAGACCTTCGGGGTCCCCGGATGGGCCACGGGTGCAGTGATGGCAGCGTTTGCTGCCTTGGTTTTACTGGGAGGGATCAAACGCATCGGCGAGGTCTCCTCGGCCTTGGTCCCCTTGATGGCCCTGATCTATGTCGGCGGTGGACTGGTGATCCTGGTCTTGAAGGCCGACCAGATCTTACCGGCCTTGCAACTGGTCTTTGTCCATGCCTTCAGCCCCATCGCGGCGACAGGTGGTTTTGCTGGGGCGACGGTCGCTGCAGCCATTCAGTACGGTGTGGCCCGCGGGGTCTTTTCCAACGAGGCCGGTCTGGGGAGTGCGCCGATCGCCCATGCCGCCGCCCAATCCAATGATCCGATCGCCCAGGGCGCCGTAGCCATGACCGGGACCTTCATCGATACTCTGGTGATCTGCACCGTCACCGGCCTGGTGATCCTGGTGACCGGTGTCTGGGACTCGGGCGCCACCGGTGCGGCCCTATCCTCGCAGGCCTTTGAGACCGCCCTGCCAGGGGTGGGTGCCTATATCGTCGCTGTGGGCCTGGTGCTCTTTGCCTATACGACCACCCTGGGTTGGAGTGTCTATGGCGAGCGCTGCGCCGAATATCTCTTTGGTGAGCGCGCCATCCTGCCGTTCCGGGTGCTTTGGGTCTTGGCCCTACCGGTGGGGGCGGTCGCCCAGCTCGACTTTATCTGGCTGGTCGCTGATACCCTGAATGCCTTGATGGCCCTGCCCAATCTCGTGGCCCTGTTGCTCCTAAGCCCGGTGGTCTTTCGCCTGAGCCGGGATTATTTCAACTCATCGGCGTCGAGTATCCGGGCGCCTTCCGACTGA
- a CDS encoding inner membrane-spanning protein YciB encodes MKLLRDLLPVLLFFAVYQFSGIYWATAAAIAVAVAQGVWTWMHERRIEPLPLATLVILLVFGSLTIALQDPIFVMWKPTLVNWLLAAAFIASHWLGERPLIERLMGQAVALPRPVWCRLNAAWSVFWFALGLLNLFVVYIGSGFYPAYQALRAATGTTGIDLAGCLSHYAGSTLALCEQAQRAESIWVNFKLFGLMGLTIAFVIAQAVYLARHLPDEPRGA; translated from the coding sequence GTGAAACTCCTCCGCGACCTTCTGCCCGTCCTGTTGTTTTTTGCCGTCTATCAATTCAGCGGCATCTACTGGGCAACGGCAGCGGCGATTGCTGTAGCGGTCGCACAAGGCGTCTGGACCTGGATGCACGAGCGGCGCATCGAACCCTTGCCGTTGGCGACACTCGTGATCCTCTTGGTCTTCGGCAGCCTGACCATCGCCTTGCAAGACCCGATCTTTGTGATGTGGAAGCCCACCCTGGTCAACTGGCTGCTCGCTGCCGCCTTCATCGCCAGCCATTGGCTCGGCGAGCGCCCATTGATTGAACGACTCATGGGCCAAGCGGTCGCGCTCCCCCGCCCCGTTTGGTGCCGGCTCAATGCCGCATGGAGCGTCTTTTGGTTCGCCCTAGGGTTGCTCAACCTATTTGTCGTCTATATCGGTAGCGGCTTTTATCCCGCTTATCAGGCGCTGCGCGCTGCAACCGGTACTACTGGCATCGATCTGGCAGGCTGCCTGAGCCATTATGCCGGATCGACACTTGCCCTATGCGAGCAGGCCCAGCGCGCCGAGTCGATCTGGGTCAACTTCAAACTCTTTGGGCTCATGGGGCTGACCATCGCCTTCGTCATCGCCCAGGCAGTGTATCTCGCACGTCATCTGCCAGATGAGCCCCGAGGAGCCTAA
- a CDS encoding YciI family protein: MLYAIIAVDRPDSLAARLQARPAHLARLTVLRDEGRLLLAGPHPAIDCPDPGEAGFTGSLIVAEFPDLAAAEAWAAADPYLTEGVYASLSVKPFKQVFP, from the coding sequence ATGCTCTATGCCATCATCGCCGTCGATCGTCCAGATAGCCTCGCCGCGCGTCTCCAGGCACGTCCTGCGCATCTAGCGCGTCTTACGGTCTTGCGCGATGAGGGGCGCCTGCTCCTTGCCGGCCCGCATCCGGCGATCGATTGTCCAGACCCGGGCGAGGCCGGTTTCACCGGCTCGCTGATCGTAGCTGAGTTCCCCGATCTGGCCGCTGCCGAGGCCTGGGCTGCCGCCGATCCCTATCTGACAGAAGGTGTCTATGCCAGCCTAAGCGTCAAGCCGTTCAAACAGGTCTTCCCCTAG
- a CDS encoding peptidylprolyl isomerase — MKKRPLALALLSLVAIGAPLAAEQQTADSPETLIATVNGKPYRLDVFRALLIDRLQGRSAQNNPQVQQQLVEEFMNLAVASQEAERRKLEQNREVIAALELARMQILANAALTAMANEIEVSDKELKDAYDQLQKKMSRTEYKARHILVKEENEAKNLIKQLDKGAKFEDLAKKHSEGPTGKDGGDLGWVDPAQMVAPFGEALTKLKPRTYTKEPVQTQFGWHIIKLEETRQGKPPAFEEIKPQLVNLVKRQKIGERLNDMGKNADIKFNQEIVQVKPADDQQAQGQQ; from the coding sequence ATGAAGAAAAGACCCCTTGCCCTCGCTCTATTGAGCCTGGTCGCCATCGGCGCCCCGCTGGCCGCAGAGCAACAGACCGCCGATTCACCCGAGACCCTGATCGCGACGGTCAATGGCAAACCCTATCGCCTGGATGTCTTCCGCGCCCTGTTGATCGACCGTCTTCAAGGGCGTTCGGCTCAAAATAACCCCCAGGTCCAGCAACAACTCGTAGAGGAATTCATGAACCTGGCGGTCGCCTCACAGGAGGCCGAGCGGCGTAAGCTCGAGCAAAACCGCGAGGTGATTGCAGCTCTCGAACTGGCGCGGATGCAGATCCTGGCCAATGCCGCCCTGACCGCGATGGCCAATGAGATCGAGGTCAGCGACAAAGAGCTCAAGGATGCCTATGATCAGCTTCAGAAAAAGATGAGTCGCACCGAATATAAGGCGCGCCATATCTTGGTCAAAGAGGAAAACGAGGCCAAGAACCTGATCAAACAATTAGACAAGGGCGCCAAATTCGAGGACCTGGCCAAAAAGCACTCGGAGGGGCCGACGGGCAAGGATGGCGGCGACCTGGGCTGGGTCGATCCGGCGCAAATGGTTGCGCCTTTCGGTGAGGCCCTCACCAAGCTCAAGCCCCGGACCTATACCAAAGAGCCGGTCCAGACCCAGTTCGGCTGGCACATCATCAAGCTGGAAGAGACACGGCAAGGCAAGCCTCCGGCATTCGAGGAGATCAAGCCGCAGCTTGTCAATCTGGTCAAACGTCAGAAGATTGGCGAGCGCCTGAACGATATGGGGAAAAACGCAGATATCAAGTTCAACCAGGAGATCGTTCAGGTCAAGCCAGCGGATGATCAACAGGCGCAAGGTCAACAATAA
- a CDS encoding segregation and condensation protein A: MTELTKEQEILIAMRKALTAIIRDVTPQPGMRHPFSDATIEQVRTCLGMIAARERELAEAQGCTAERPYYADESQEVQLVAFDTLKRRAN, from the coding sequence ATGACCGAACTGACTAAAGAACAAGAGATCCTGATCGCCATGCGCAAAGCGCTGACCGCAATCATCCGCGATGTCACTCCACAGCCTGGTATGCGTCATCCATTCTCTGATGCGACCATCGAACAGGTGAGGACCTGTCTTGGGATGATCGCGGCACGCGAACGCGAGCTCGCCGAGGCCCAGGGATGCACCGCTGAACGTCCTTATTACGCCGACGAATCCCAGGAGGTCCAGCTCGTCGCCTTCGACACCCTCAAGCGACGGGCCAACTGA